One Carassius gibelio isolate Cgi1373 ecotype wild population from Czech Republic chromosome A7, carGib1.2-hapl.c, whole genome shotgun sequence DNA window includes the following coding sequences:
- the LOC128017276 gene encoding somatostatin receptor type 1-like, which produces MAELAGYNGSESFLFSTGLPFNSSGDYEYYEPEPDVSKIIIPSIYALVCCIGVTGNAMVIYVILRYAKMKTATNIYILNLAIADELFMLSVPFLATSAAVHHWPFGSLMCRLVLSVDGINMFTSIFCLTVLSVDRYIAVVHPIKAARYRRPTVAKVVNVCVWGLSLLVILPIIIFADTVPAQDGGVDCNFLWPESSWSEAFVVYTFLLGFLLPVAAICMCYCLIVVRMRAVGLKAGWLQRRRSEKKITRMVLLVVAVFVLCWMPFYIVQLISVFRRPPDPMVTQLFVILSYANSGANPILYGFVSDNFRRSFQRIICFRWLENGLDAEQVDYCAVALRRQTTCGPPGFPKECLASDMVFRNGTCTSRTTTL; this is translated from the coding sequence ATGGCTGAACTTGCTGGATACAATGGCAGCGAGAGCTTCTTGTTCTCAACTGGTCTGCCTTTCAATTCTTCTGGTGACTATGAGTATTATGAACCTGAACCCGATGTCAGCAAGATCATCATCCCCTCCATCTATGCACTGGTGTGCTGCATCGGCGTCACGGGAAACGCCATGGTCATCTACGTCATCCTCAGGTACGCCAAGATGAAGACGGCCACCAACATCTACATTCTCAATCTGGCCATTGCGGACGAACTCTTCATGTTGAGCGTCCCCTTCCTGGCGACCTCGGCCGCGGTGCATCACTGGCCGTTTGGTTCGCTCATGTGCCGTTTGGTTCTCAGTGTGGACGGCATCAACATGTTCACGAGCATCTTCTGCCTGACCGTGCTGAGCGTGGACCGCTACATCGCTGTGGTGCACCCAATCAAAGCGGCTCGCTACCGACGACCGACCGTCGCCAAAGTAGTCAACGTTTGCGTATGGGGACTTTCGCTGCTTGTAATTCTCCCCATCATCATCTTCGCAGACACAGTGCCGGCGCAAGACGGAGGAGTGGACTGCAACTTTCTATGGCCAGAGTCCTCATGGTCAGAAGCGTTTGTGGTCTACACATTCCTACTGGGTTTTTTGCTCCCCGTGGCAGCCATCTGCATGTGCTACTGCTTGATCGTGGTGCGCATGCGAGCGGTGGGTCTAAAAGCGGGCTGGTTGCAGCGGCGGCGCTCTGAAAAGAAGATCACACGCATGGTGCTGCTGGTGGTCGCCGTTTTCGTCCTCTGCTGGATGCCGTTTTATATTGTGCAGCTGATTAGTGTGTTCCGCAGGCCGCCGGACCCCATGGTGACTCAGCTATTTGTCATTCTAAGCTACGCTAACAGCGGCGCCAACCCCATTCTCTATGGATTCGTGTCGGACAACTTCCGCCGCTCGTTCCAGCGTATCATTTGCTTCCGCTGGTTGGAGAATGGACTGGACGCTGAGCAGGTGGACTACTGTGCTGTGGCCCTGCGGCGTCAGACCACATGCGGCCCACCAGGTTTTCCAAAGGAGTGCTTGGCTTCCGACATGGTGTTTCGTAATGGAACCTGCACCTCTCGTACCACCACACTGTGA